Part of the Myxococcota bacterium genome is shown below.
GAACTTCATCTCCTGCGCCAGCTTCTTCGTCGCCTGCCGCGCCGTGATCGCCGCCGTCAACGTCGTCTTCCCGTGATCCACGTGGCCGATCGTCCCCACGTTCACGTGCGGCTT
Proteins encoded:
- a CDS encoding GTP-binding protein, producing the protein MSKEKFERNKPHVNVGTIGHVDHGKTTLTAAITARQATKKLAQEMKF